A window from Flavobacterium sp. 83 encodes these proteins:
- a CDS encoding helix-turn-helix transcriptional regulator, whose protein sequence is MQKHLEQIEHELVKRIYKEFLVKFDGNKSEFARAALCSETTVRRVFRNEQRMTVDLLLRFCFALGIDVNEIFEGINILNEK, encoded by the coding sequence ATGCAGAAGCATCTAGAACAGATAGAACATGAATTAGTCAAAAGGATATACAAAGAGTTCCTTGTAAAATTCGATGGGAATAAATCTGAATTTGCTAGAGCAGCACTATGTTCAGAAACTACCGTAAGAAGAGTGTTTAGAAATGAACAAAGAATGACTGTTGATTTACTATTGAGATTTTGTTTTGCTTTGGGTATAGATGTAAATGAAATTTTTGAAGGAATCAATATTTTAAATGAAAAATGA
- a CDS encoding site-specific integrase — protein MTTDNFKILFIEGKNRKNKKNQSPLFCRLTLNGNRKQLSTGINIESEHWDTKNQVILKSHKSAILYNSQLDKIKSKVNSIYMILRLQENPFSIEDIHDKYFGKELKKSEFILSYYKQYLAKIKKLVGLEIKDNTYNKFVYVGNHLEAFLKWKYKKTDYPLKELSLQFLSDFDYYLKTEKKQEQITINKTIQRLRTSIKQAISEGYLDRDPFILHKSKTVRKTVIFLTTEELKTLEEAVLQQKRLSTIQDLFIFCCYTGLAYNEMANLEKQNIQIGFDNINWIQMKREKTQRQISIPILPKAQEIIEKYSTDSNNIFPPISNQKFNSYLKEISAITGIEKRLTHHIARKTFASTVLLYNDVPMEIVSELLGHSNMVITQESYGKVVQKKVSEAMSNLKDKLK, from the coding sequence ATGACAACAGACAATTTCAAAATTCTATTTATTGAAGGAAAGAATAGAAAAAACAAGAAGAATCAATCTCCATTATTTTGCCGACTAACCCTAAATGGGAACAGAAAACAGCTTAGCACAGGCATTAATATTGAGTCCGAGCATTGGGATACCAAAAACCAAGTAATTCTAAAATCCCACAAATCTGCAATTCTATACAACTCTCAACTTGACAAGATAAAATCTAAGGTCAATAGCATCTACATGATTTTAAGATTACAAGAAAATCCTTTTTCTATTGAAGACATTCACGACAAATACTTTGGCAAAGAACTAAAGAAAAGTGAATTCATTCTCTCCTACTACAAACAGTATCTAGCCAAAATTAAAAAACTAGTAGGACTAGAAATCAAAGATAACACCTATAACAAGTTCGTTTATGTAGGCAACCATTTAGAAGCTTTCCTAAAATGGAAATATAAGAAAACAGATTACCCACTAAAAGAACTCAGTCTACAGTTTCTAAGTGATTTTGACTACTATTTAAAGACCGAGAAGAAGCAAGAACAAATTACCATCAACAAAACCATTCAAAGGCTAAGAACGTCAATAAAACAGGCTATTTCAGAAGGCTATTTGGATAGAGATCCATTTATACTTCACAAGTCTAAAACAGTCCGTAAAACCGTTATATTCCTTACTACAGAAGAACTCAAAACCCTTGAAGAAGCAGTATTGCAACAAAAAAGATTAAGCACCATTCAAGACTTATTTATTTTTTGTTGCTACACAGGACTAGCCTATAATGAAATGGCAAATCTTGAGAAGCAGAACATCCAAATAGGGTTTGATAACATTAACTGGATTCAGATGAAGAGAGAGAAAACACAGCGTCAAATCTCAATTCCAATTCTACCAAAAGCACAAGAAATTATTGAGAAATACTCAACCGATAGTAACAACATATTCCCACCAATAAGCAATCAAAAATTCAATTCTTATCTCAAGGAAATTTCAGCTATAACTGGAATTGAAAAAAGATTGACGCACCATATTGCCAGGAAAACATTTGCTTCTACTGTTTTGCTTTATAACGATGTTCCAATGGAAATTGTATCAGAACTACTTGGTCATTCTAACATGGTTATTACACAGGAAAGTTACGGGAAGGTAGTGCAGAAGAAAGTAAGTGAAGCGATGTCTAATCTAAAGGACAAATTGAAATAG